DNA sequence from the Carassius carassius chromosome 6, fCarCar2.1, whole genome shotgun sequence genome:
GCGGGGGGAGTGAAATCTGTCAAGCAGTGGGAAATAGAAGGAAAATGTGCATTAAAGAAGCTCTCTTTATCCTTCGCTTCCTCTCACGTATCTAAGATGCAAGAAATCTAGATGCAAGGACAGTTTCCATTTGCATGCCTCCTCTAGAGCCAAAACAAGAACTTGTTTTGCGTGTTCACTATGTGTGATCACAAGCATGTGCATTTTTTATGTGCCTGTTTTATTAAAGTGTGCCACATTTCCTCTGAGAGTCATTTTTGCTAAACTCTctacaagagagaaaaaaaaaattattggtagGAGTCAATGGAAAATCCTCTTAAGCGGAGCAGGAcagctaattaaaataaaaatgcaggtCAGCTCTGCATAATGACTGTACATTAAGTgcctcgttttttttttctttttgaatttaTATGTTTGGATGTGTTTGTGTTAGCAGTTTCTCCATTCCGTTTCTTCTCGCAAGATCGTTGGTGCTTTAGGCTAATTACCATCTAAGGCTTGTTATGGCAATTCAGCACACTGCACAGGCGGATTAACAATTCTGTGTGTAATGTGTTAGAAGGAAACAAATGCAATGCTCATGTTTTTGTCAGAAACGTCATCATAGCTTTCTGAGTACTTTAGAATCATGGCCTAGCAGTAAGCTTGAAAGTTGCCAAGATATTAACCTCtagtttcatttattcattttcaataaaaagtaacaaaataacCCAAAGTTAAGCTGAATTACGTAAACTAAATGTGGTCAtgttgaaaaacaaaatgtaCTGCAACAAATTTGTCTTTTTGAACTGCATACATTACGGTACATAAATTACAGTAATACATACATTTTGGAGCAtcgaatacatttatttatattaatggtTTCCATGCAAATTCTTTTAttctcaaggctgcatttatttgataactaataatgatgataataattatatatatttatttatatatatatatatatatatatatatatatatatatatatatatatatatatatatatataatttattcctgtgatgcaaattttcagcagtcattagtctagtcatcagtgtcacatgatgcctcagaaatcatattagaattctaatatgcagatttgctgctcaataaacatttctgattatacaacccgaattccggaaaagttgggacgttttttaaattttaataaaatgaaaactaaaagactttcaaatcacatgagccaatattttattcacaatagaacatagataacatagcaaatgtttaaactgagaaagtttacaattttatgcacaaaatgagctcatttcaattttgatttctgctacaggtctcaaaatagttgggacggggcatgtttaccatggtgtagcatctccttttcttttcaaaacagtttgaagatgtctgggcattgaggctatgagttgctggagttttgctgttggaatttggtcccattcttgccttatatagatttccagctgctgaagagttcatggtcgtctttgacgtatttttcgtttaatgatgcgccaaatgttctctataggtgaaagatctggactgcaggcaggccaggttagcacccggactcttctacgacgaagccatgctgttgttatagctgcagtatctggttttgcattgtcctgctgaaataaacaaggccttccctgaaatagacgttgtttggagggaagcatatgttgctctaaaacctttatatacctttcagcattcacagagccttccaaaacatccaagctgcccataccgtatgcacttatgcacccccataccatcagagatgctggcttttgaactgaacgctgataacatgctggaaggtctccctcctctttagcccagaggacacggcgtccgtgatttccaacaagaatgtcaaatttggactcgtctgaccataaaacactattccactttgaaatagtccattttaaatgagccttggcccacaggacacgacggcgcttctggaccatgttcacatatggcttcctttttgcatgatagagctttagttggcatctgctgatggcaccgcggattgtgtttaccgacagtggtttctgaaagtattcctgggcccatttagtaatgtcattgacacaatcatgccgatgagtaatgcagtgtcgtctgagagcccgaagaccacgggcatccaataaaggtctccggccttgtcccttacgcacagagatttctccagtttctctgaatcttttgatgatgttatgcactgtagatgatgagatttgcaaagcctttgcaatttgacgttgaggaacattgtttttaaagttttccacaatttttttacgcagtctttcacagattggagagcctctgcccatctttacttctgagagactctgcttctctaagacaaagcttttatagctaatcatgttacagacctgatatcaattaacttaattaatcactagatgttctcccagctgaattttttcaaaactgcttgcttttttagccatttgttgcccccgtgccaactttttgagacctgtagcaggcactaaattttaaaatgagctaattaagtggataaaagtgtaatatttctcagtttaaacatttgctacgttatctatgttctattgtgaatacaatattggctcatgtgatttgaaattcctttagttttcattttattaaaatttaaaaaacgtcccaacttttccggaattcgggttgtaattttgATTACAGTGTTCAAAATAGTTTCATAATCTTCAGGAATCTTTGAGCAttctttttttcaggaatctttcatgaatagaatgttcagaagaacagcattcattttaaagtagggaatttttttttataagtgcctttgctgtcacttttaatcaatttaaagtttccttaatgaataaaagtattaaataaaataatttaaaaaaataataataataatcttactgacccaagaTTTTTGAATGGAAGTGCATGtgttttagaataatttctgactGATTATACAATTTGTCATTAAAGATTTAAGACTCTCTGCGCTTCCTCACTGGGTctgttttaaatcataatatcATTTTGTTTATCCAACCAAGTTCAGTCTCCTGTCGTTTCACTGGCTGACAACTCGAGCTAAGGTCAGGCATTCACAGAATCAGAAAACTTTTTTGCCCTCTGTGTTCCTGTGTAAAGTTTCATTCTGAAATCAATCTCAACCTCTGTAAATAGCAACATGATAAGGCTTCATCATTTATTAAGGTGCTGCCTGTTCTTTGCACTCACTTTCTTCAATATTTCTGTGCAAACCTGTGAGTCTCCTCCTCACGCACGTCTAAATTAGTCAGATGTCACGAGCTGTATGGGCCGTCCTCTCTCAATAAAAGATGAGCTGCCTCTCATGAGAGAGATTCAATGTGTAGCATCTCCCGCCGtgttgagtcaagtcagacaaaCAACATGGGGGTCTCATCAAACACCGTTCCAGTATATCTCCACACAGCAAATTTGCAGAGACATAGTAGATGGAAGATAGACAGCATCACACATTTAGATAAAGCCCTTGTGGTTACTGAGAAAGACTGACAGAGAAAGAGATTGTGTCACAGGTGGTAACCTTAGCAAAACCAATGTCTTTTTCTCAGATTTTCTATCCAAATCACTTTCGCTGATATCCCAGAGGACCTCAGGCAGTGCCGCCCAGTACTGCACATCACTGAATGCTGCTCTCTGCAACTTTCTATACCTAAAAGCCTTCCGTTCTATGTCTATGCCTTATATTTTCCCATCTGTTTTAACAGTGAGAGATTGATTAATATCCAGAGTGAATATTTACCTGGGAGAAATTCAATCAGTCAGGATAATGCCGTTCACCCACTACTTTAATCTGCTCAATGATTCAGTTAGAGATCGACTCCACCTACCTGTGGGCGGCATTTCAGTCGCTGAGGTGAAagggtgtgtgtgggggggggggtgtgaaaTGGTTTCTTGAAGTGTACAGTATTAGAAAGAAGCagtaaacagtttttaatttttttttttattattattatttttgtggtatATATGATTGTTTGAGCATGTTTATGTGTGCATGTACATGTAACGTCATCTTAAGCGCAGAGGCTTATAATTTTCTCAAATTGTACTAATTATAAATGGTCTCAGATGCAAAACCTTAATGGATTTGCCTTGTGTTTTTCTTGGATTCTTCCACCTGACTGAGCCATGATTGAGCACACTATCTTCACAAAGCATAAGCAGAGCTGGCTAATTACAGTGATGTTTAAGATTTTAAAACCAAtcgtgtggtaaaaaaaaaaatatctataataaaaaaaaaaaaaaactttcactcaAATGGAAACTTTGCTTTTGCCAGCACATGTGTTATGATGTGCAAAGCTTTCTTTTTTCAGCTGAAAAACTGCATAAAGTAACTGTATCAATATGTGATTTaataattaagataaaaaaaaatgtaatacattttaaaaatcagaACAACATACAAATATCCTTAAGTGCAACTAGAGATAGTTACGTGCAATAAGAGATAAGAATTAAGAATAAAAagaagataaaaaataaactattagaAAAAGGAAAGAATAATTGGAGAGAGTATATGATGAATTGTTCTCTTATGTGAAACACCCAagcattttaaagtttatttttaagtatCATATTGTAAAAGGACCCATTATAGAACCGGTGTGTTGGGGGACAATGGCTTAGTATGTGCTGTTTATCATCACTAGATGGCAGAAAAGGGACCTGTGGAGAAAAGCTTAGACAAAGGGTGACCAGTGTTTTTCTCCAACCTTGATAAAAACTCACCTGTCTGTAGCGTTCTAGTAACCCttagacattgattagcatgttcagatgtgtttgattaaggttggaatgaaactctgcaggactgtggctctccagCCAATATCGCATATGGAAAGCCCGgttacttcaaaataaaactttccaCCAACACTAACTAATTATTTATGCCTTTCAGGTCCATCTCTGGTTGGCGTGGTGAGAAAAGACTGGGCATCTCAAACTAGTATTGCCCTCTCCTGGCAGGAAACTGAGCAACCACATGCTGCCATCCTGGATTATGagataaaatattatgaaaaggtAATTTACCAGCTTCTTTCTCAGATGATAAAATTACACTGCAAAGTAAAGTGTCCTAAAGTCACAATTAGGTGTCTTTACACTGACTGCTGCTCAGAAGTGACTTAAgtgcatttacacagcaattgtaactgtacaaataaaataataaatagtaaaaattatatatatatatatatatatatatatatatatatatatatatatatatatatatatatatatatatatatatatatatatgaaaacatcAGTTACATAATGAACAGTATGCTAAATGAAAAAAGCTTGTTTTCTTTCTATCTTTATGTTCAGGAACAGGAACAGTTAAGCTACTCCTCTACACGTACAAAGTCTCCAAGCGTGATAGTGACAGGGCTAAATCCCTCCACGGTTTATGTGTTCCATGTGCGCGCCCGTACCCTCGCTGGCTACAGCAGTTACAGCCCAGAGTTTGAGTTCACCACAGGAGATGAGAGTAAgcatttttctaaaaaatatcTAATTTCAATACCTGTTAGCCTAAAACACTGTAGTTATGTCCAATTTTCGGAGACGGTGGTCAGACCATGTCAGCTACGTGAGTAGAATTTTAAACAAATGCTAGCAgagaacattttatgtttattgtgaATGGCCTCAAGTCTTGTTTGGTTCCAGTTCTGCTTTTTTTGCAGATCTAAGTGcaccatatttatttaaatacataccaACCTGTCTCCTGGCATTAAGTCTATTTCTAATGGAAGTCTGATGGAAGCCCCACTGACCAACCGAGCATGAACTTAAAAGTGACTtcattgttttgtgtttctttctctttctttctctctctttcacattcacgtgcacacacacacatactctttcACTCTGTCAGACTCTGAGGAGGCAGCTGATCAGGGCCAGGTGTTGGTGATTGTTACAGCCACAGTGGGGGGCTTTTCTCTCCTCATCATTCTCACCCTCTTCCTTCTCATCAGTGGCAGGTAATGAGGGCGCAAATAATGAGGGGGCAGGTAAATACGCTCCAGGATAGATGAACAGATGTTGTGTTTATATGCATTtgctatctttctatctatctatctatctatctatctatctatctatctatctatctatctatctatctatctatctatctatctatctgtctgtctgtctgtctgtctgtctgtctctctgtctgttggTCTATCTATGGGTCTATCGGACTGTCTGTGGATGTCATGAATATGTCTTTACTTTAATTCACTCATTTACCCTTAATTTAGCTCCTTGCTTATCCAGCCATCTCCTAATAGGCCTGTTGGCCATGGAGAACCTTCCTATTTTCCGATTGGTTGGACCATGTCACTGCCTAATTAGTCGGAATGCTGCAGCCTCCTGTCAGCGGCTGTGTTTGCTGCCATGAAATGGCCTGCTGTGAGACTGACAGCAAGCTTAAACATGCCACACAGTCTTGTGATTCGCAATATCAGCATGTGCAATGCGCTGTGTGAAACCTCACTCAGTCAGCCCCTGTGCCATCACATCCTAGCAAAGCTTCAGGGGCTGATGGTGTCAGATTTCTGTCAGATTTTCAGGAGACTGTTGCGAGCAGCTCTCAAATAAATCAAGAGCTCTTGATGACAGACAGAATCAGTGTCTTCATTTATCGACAAAAAgaaattaattcacaaatgaacacTCTTGAGATGTTCTCTCTGGAGAAGCTTTCTCGTTGCCGATCATGACTGGTCcattcagcaccacggacagggACACTGGCTTCTGGACCACGGACAGTGCTGATGTCTCTAAACTTGTTGTATATGTATAGTACATCAACATAACAATTGatcaattacatttttctttatttgaacaGGTGTCAGTGGTACATAAAATCTAAGATAAAGtcagaagacaaaaaaagaacACAGTATCAAAATGGACATGGTATGAGGCCTTATTTACACATTCACTCACATACGCACatattgtataattatattttaaacttactcaaaaaaaaaaatcctgatttcAACCTTTTACATGTTTTATAGTACCATTCCCAGGATCGAAGACTTACATTGACCCGGACACTTACGAGGACCCCTCACAGGCCATTCATGAGTTTGCCAAGGAAATCGATCCATCTCGTATCCGAATCGAAAGAGTCATCGGAGCAGGTCAGAGCTCTTTTTACAGCTCACTTCAGTCTGATACTCAGCAGCCCATAATGTACTCTTGCTATTTATGCagcaatatataaaatgaaaagtttgtcatgagtaaaaaaaaattggttagaagattttttaaaaaaaacttcttcCAATTTGCTCATTTATCTTTTTCTCTGTCCTTTAGTCTCTCCATCTAGGCTTTGGTTTATTTTATGTgtctaattaaaatatatttcagagcaTTTTCACAATTTAGCTCTTAAATGCCTCTTGAATCACTTTGTTATTCTCAGAAGACTTAGATTAGAATCCAATCTTCAGTGAGATAAGAAGGAAGATTTGTGAACTTGTGTCTTCGATATAGTTTGACTGCCACCTAGTGGTGACAAGTGCAACCAGTAACGCTAAATGCTATGACAGTAAATAAATGTGTTCTGCAGGCGAGTTTGGGGAGGTGTGCAGTGGCCAGCTTCGTATCCCGGGAAAGAAGGAATTTCCTGTGGCTATCAAGACTCTGAAGGGGGGATACACTGAACGACAGAGACGGGACTTCCTACGAGAGGCGAGCATCATGGGACAGTTTGATAATCCTAACATCATCAGACTGCAGGGTGTGGTTACAAAGAGTAAGCAACTTTTTGCCTTCTTTTGCATTCTGAAGTTTTATACAGCtaatttgaaagaagtatcttatgcacAGCAAGGCTgcggtaatattgtaaaatatcattacaataaGTTGATTTGCAGCtaaagaaacttttcttattattatcattgttgaaaacagtcgtgctgcttgTTTAGTGGAATATATGTGGAGTataaatacatccttgctgaataaaagttcttttaaaaagaaacattctTAGCCCAAACCTTTGACTAGTTGTGTAATACCTTTCAGTAATGAGTTTAATGCAACTTCAGCAAAGTCCCTCTGTCTTATAATAGCATggcagataataaataaataaatgaataaataaataaaacagatgtTCATTGGGGATGCAAAATGTTTGTCTGACAAGTTTGATACACTCACAGACAATCGCTGATTTCATGCTACAAATCAAACTGTCttcaatctcaaaaaaaaaaaaaaaaaaactgtcagtgcGTGATTCTtaggttttttatatattttaccagTCAATACCATGATACTAGagtttaattaatatttcagGCTGTTTGGAGTAGTTAAGATAAAATTACAGATGCACTAGAAAGAAAAATATGTTCATGTAATCTAATCTTTAGTCATGCAAAGCCAGAGATGAGTAATATGGTAATGTCTGTCCCATTTCCCTCTGTTTTTTTCTATATAACTTACTTACAGGTGTCCTGTTTTCCTTTTTGTAGGTCGGCCTGTGATGATAGTGGTGGAATACATGGAGAATGGCTCCTTGGACTCTTTTCTGAGGGTACAAGAATGCATCATGATTATGGCACAGCACACCTGGCATTCCTCATAAACAGCATCTGTCTAGAAAGAGCATTTTGTTATTTGCCAGCAGATCGATAGTTGATATGAAATTCTTTTTGGAAAGTTGACGTCCTGCAGTCTGACAGTCTAAAACTGTCTGGTGGTTCTTAATCAGGAGGCCGGGGTCCATTTCGGGAATGCAAGAAATAACACCAAAAAGACTCAAATGAAgctatttcttctttttattgtTGTCTTGAACTCATTTGTTGACTAAACTGTTCTGTTTTAGATTTActaaaagaaacagactaatgcaAGTCATTTGTTCCGGAACCGGACCCTATTGGTTTCTGTATGTTGTAGATTCAGTAACAATGTAGTGTAGTGTTGAATAGTAGTGCAGGAAAAGGTGAAAATATTGAACTATGTTGTTTCATCCACATTTCAGCACAAGAATGCCTTCAAGAACcataaaaacaactgtacatCAAAccagaaattatttaattaatttgtttatttgtttattcattcattcaatcattaaTTCTTTGTTACACATAGAGTCATGATCTGATTTTTTTATTGAGAATAATTGTAATTTCATTGATTTAAAATGAACTACTGAAGGATAAAAggtgattaaaaatataaaaaattaaaaatcatctATAgcacttactgtaaagtgttcatCAACTACTACACAATCACAAGCTTtaatgcttttttgttgttgttgatgctcACAGGTCTGGTTTAAaggtgtttttaatttttttattgttcattgtGATAAACCTCTCCATCTCTTCTTTTCCATCTTCTTCTtgcctctcctcctcttcttttgTAGAAGCATGACGGACACTTCACCGTGATCCAGCTGGTTGGTATGCTGCGTGGCATTGCCTCAGGTATGATGTACCTGTCCGACATCGGCTATGTCCACCGGGATCTGGCAGCCCGAAATATTCTAGTGGATGACAACCTGGTGTGTAAGGTGTCGGACTTCGGTCTGTCCAGGGTGCTGGAGGACGACCCGGAGGCAGCTTACACCACCACAGTAAGCCACATACACCCACTTAAATATCGGTTCATTTAAATTCAGGCCTGTTCAGAGTTAATAAAAATCTGTGCTCCTTAGACAGCCAAAGCTGATCCTGAATCTCTGGAGTTTAGCACTATTGAATGGGATTGAGTTTATCTAAGCAGTATAACACAAGATTAAAGGCTTACTCTGAGGAGTGGTTGTGTAATTAGATTTATAATAAGATGCTAAATTTGTCTGAATACATCAAACTTTTTGATACAAGGGTCGGAGTGTGTAATtctatacatttacatttcaagAAAAGCTCAATTATGACTCATCATTACATAACAAGCAATCAGCATCTCCTTTGATTGCCTAGTAAACACAAAGTGATGCTGCttgctattataataataataaaaaaaaagattttgtttcGTCAGGGGGGTAAAATCCCCATCCGCTGGACAGCTCCAGAGGCTATTGCCTACAGAAAGTTTTCCTCAGCCAGTGATGCTTGGAGCTACGGTATTGTCATGTGGGAGGTGATGTCATATGGAGAGCGGCCCTACTGGGAGATGTCCAACCAAGATGTGAGTCACttggtctattctaattctactaAATAGTCTTATgaggcatttttatttttttcttgccaaAATGTATTTCAGATTGTTAGGCTAAATATATGTTGTAAACAACATgcctttaataaatatatttttcaaattgaaacaaaaaaatacaaatgcaatattacaaatatgacatatttatgtgagtgtgtgtgtgtgtgtgtatatatgtaaacATTGGATGTCTTGGATGTCcataaacattactatttttaatgtttttgaaagaagtttcttctgctcatcaagcctgcttttatttgatcaaaaatacagaaaaaaaaaataatattttgatatattattacaatttaaaataattgttttgaaacttattatactttaaattatcatttatttctgtgatgcaaagctgaatttttaggatcattatcacatgatcctttagaaattattctaatatgatgattcattatcaaagttggaaacagttctgctgcttaatattttttcagaacatgtgatactttttaggatactttgatgaataaaaaaaaagaaaaaaaaaaagaagctatgtttttaaaatataaatattttgtaataacaatatacactactggtcagtaatttggggtcagtaatgttttctttcttttttttaaataaaatcaatacttttattcagcaaggatgtgttaaattggtaaaaagtaatagtaaagaaaatatattattagaatatacattattataatttttttattattttgaataaatgcagttctttttaaccttttattcatcaaatatattagacagcagaactgttttcaacactcataataaattagaatattagaatgatttctaaatgatcatgtgatagactggatgttacatgtgacactgaaggctggagtaatgatgctgaaaattcagctttgcatcacaggactaaattatttttttaactatattctaatagaaaactattattttaagttgtaataatatttcacaatattactgttttttctgtatttttgatcaaataaatgcaggcttgatgagcagaagaaacttctttcaaaaacattaaaaatagtaatgtttccaaacttttggtctgtactgtatatatatatatatatatatatatatatatatatttttttttttttttttttttagttcagcaaagaaagaaagaatgaaagagttTACATCTCATAAAAGTTGATAAAATACAGTATCAAattcaatataaatgtaaattatgtattttctTTATTCCCATGGCAGAAGCAAGCTTCCATGAATTACACCTTTAATTccaatgtgaaaatcatcttccCTTGGCATGTGGCCTAATCTACTTCAAATTCAAGAACATATTCTGTTAAATTATAACGTGGAACTCCTTGTTCTAAAAGTTTCCTTGTTATtcctttagttttttatttactgtCCTCACTAATTAATTGTCTGCTGTTTTTCATTGGCTGAAGTGTTTCTTTAGCAATGGCTGAAGTGTTTTATACCACTGATGGCATCCTTAAATTGCATTTGCAAAGTACAATGGTCTTGTAGAATTTGAATCTTAATAGAGTTCTGTGTGTCTTCCTGCAGGTAATTCTGTCTATTGAGGAGGGCTACAGGCTCCCTGCACCCATGGGCTGCCCCGTGGCCCTGCACCAGCTCATGCTTCTCTGCTGGCAGAAGGAACGCAGTCGCCGACCACAGTTTAATGATGTTGTCAGCTTCCTGGATAAGCTGATCCGCAATCCCAGCAGCCTGCTCACACTGGTGGAGGATGTAAATAGGTAGAATGATCACAACaccattttaaaatcaacatttttattgCTTACTTAATTGCTTACTAGAATCAAATTGAGTGTCAGTGTTGAAACTGAAATTGTTAGTTTACTGAAAGATAACTCTTATTGCACTGAACTGTTGTCTCTTGCCTTGTGGGAAACGTGTGCCAAACAGTGATGTGTTCTTAAACAGCTTCCCAGTATCCCCTGAGGATATGCCAGACTACCCTCTCTTCATATCTATCGGTGATTGGTTGGATTCGCTCAAAATGAGTCAATACAAGAACAACTTCATAGCAGCAGGGTACACAACCCTGGATTCCATATCCACCATGAGTATTGAGTGAGTTGAGTCAAAACTACTGCATGAAGTTCTGCTCACTGCTTTTTTTATGCTCCATTTAAGTTCTATGTGTTGTTTTGCATGCAATAATGATCATGATCACTCTCTTTAGTGGGTTTAGTTCAGTTTAGTTTGCTTGCTTTAAAAGACTCTAGGCATACCTta
Encoded proteins:
- the LOC132142525 gene encoding ephrin type-A receptor 6-like isoform X2: MTFQRLFFMFALPGLVLSDPGHSNQVVLLDTTAVLGELSWKTYPINGWDAITEMDEQNRPIHTFQVCHVMEPNQNNWLRTNWIPRQAAQKIYVELRFTLRDCNSIPWVSGTCKETFNLHYFEIDEPHGANAHFNPNDYAKIDTIAADESFTQTDLGDRVLRLNTEVREVGPIARKGFYLAFQDVGACIALVSVKVYYKKCPSTLRNLATFPDTVPRVDSSSLVEVRGACVENAEERDTPRLYCGADGDWLVPLGRCVCSIGYEESDSLCIACRPGFYKAFAGNIKCSKCPPHSSSHTEGSSQCHCERSYYRASKDPPTMACTRLPSSPRNLVFNINETALFLEWTPPSDTGGRKDVTYNVFCFRCGADGQACEPCNSNVRFIPKSTGLTSTSVVVQDFVAHANYTFQIEALNGVSGLGRSERQLANINVSTEQAGPSLVGVVRKDWASQTSIALSWQETEQPHAAILDYEIKYYEKEQEQLSYSSTRTKSPSVIVTGLNPSTVYVFHVRARTLAGYSSYSPEFEFTTGDENSEEAADQGQVLVIVTATVGGFSLLIILTLFLLISGRCQWYIKSKIKSEDKKRTQYQNGHVPFPGSKTYIDPDTYEDPSQAIHEFAKEIDPSRIRIERVIGAGEFGEVCSGQLRIPGKKEFPVAIKTLKGGYTERQRRDFLREASIMGQFDNPNIIRLQGVVTKSRPVMIVVEYMENGSLDSFLRKHDGHFTVIQLVGMLRGIASGMMYLSDIGYVHRDLAARNILVDDNLVCKVSDFGLSRVLEDDPEAAYTTTGGKIPIRWTAPEAIAYRKFSSASDAWSYGIVMWEVMSYGERPYWEMSNQDVILSIEEGYRLPAPMGCPVALHQLMLLCWQKERSRRPQFNDVVSFLDKLIRNPSSLLTLVEDVNSFPVSPEDMPDYPLFISIGDWLDSLKMSQYKNNFIAAGYTTLDSISTMSIDDVRRIGVSLIGHQRRIVSSIQALRLQFLHVQQSGFHENWTIYPEELQ
- the LOC132142525 gene encoding ephrin type-A receptor 6-like isoform X1 → MTFQRLFFMFALPGLVLSDPGHSNQVVLLDTTAVLGELSWKTYPINGWDAITEMDEQNRPIHTFQVCHVMEPNQNNWLRTNWIPRQAAQKIYVELRFTLRDCNSIPWVSGTCKETFNLHYFEIDEPHGANAHFNPNDYAKIDTIAADESFTQTDLGDRVLRLNTEVREVGPIARKGFYLAFQDVGACIALVSVKVYYKKCPSTLRNLATFPDTVPRVDSSSLVEVRGACVENAEERDTPRLYCGADGDWLVPLGRCVCSIGYEESDSLCIACRPGFYKAFAGNIKCSKCPPHSSSHTEGSSQCHCERSYYRASKDPPTMACTRLPSSPRNLVFNINETALFLEWTPPSDTGGRKDVTYNVFCFRCGADGQACEPCNSNVRFIPKSTGLTSTSVVVQDFVAHANYTFQIEALNGVSGLGRSERQLANINVSTEQAGPSLVGVVRKDWASQTSIALSWQETEQPHAAILDYEIKYYEKEQEQLSYSSTRTKSPSVIVTGLNPSTVYVFHVRARTLAGYSSYSPEFEFTTGDENSEEAADQGQVLVIVTATVGGFSLLIILTLFLLISGRCQWYIKSKIKSEDKKRTQYQNGHVPFPGSKTYIDPDTYEDPSQAIHEFAKEIDPSRIRIERVIGAGEFGEVCSGQLRIPGKKEFPVAIKTLKGGYTERQRRDFLREASIMGQFDNPNIIRLQGVVTKSRPVMIVVEYMENGSLDSFLRKHDGHFTVIQLVGMLRGIASGMMYLSDIGYVHRDLAARNILVDDNLVCKVSDFGLSRVLEDDPEAAYTTTILFRQGGKIPIRWTAPEAIAYRKFSSASDAWSYGIVMWEVMSYGERPYWEMSNQDVILSIEEGYRLPAPMGCPVALHQLMLLCWQKERSRRPQFNDVVSFLDKLIRNPSSLLTLVEDVNSFPVSPEDMPDYPLFISIGDWLDSLKMSQYKNNFIAAGYTTLDSISTMSIDDVRRIGVSLIGHQRRIVSSIQALRLQFLHVQQSGFHENWTIYPEELQ